A DNA window from Bdellovibrio sp. BCCA contains the following coding sequences:
- a CDS encoding AarF/UbiB family protein, whose translation MLRQLKFLLIGCVFVFKFAWAAAPATTGLYLSFEQRLALTYALMAQGEGEAQKEEILARAKNYFRGVYELEAKTIKVKNFNEFLTQFRGEWPNTQSVALDMELIEKAGPQALKTFVSDSPRVQRQIEEYIEWQTNQLKSSVEDKAAGKGQMELLGAQAMALLQNPDAQKMAEKWALNESDAILSDRMKELDRVGEKMAQSSFAQQQDATMRIFMQTMFSEYFSRLSPASKKLIVSSYLGGDLNLSDIKKFELMVQNSGPQLQKLLQVVARQADLSPEMLEVFRGLENSVRPVPWVQVDEILKHEKNNYKFTYFERKPLGVGTMAQVHRAKILVDGQRHDVVVRFIKPGISDRVEEDRKILTAVAEILDNNPEFRKTGAPKLGPVVEDITATVTAELSQEDTIQRQKLAKTRYEKTGFLKSPEYKNYIQFHVPEIYDSKGPSKFMVQEMVIGKKLDKEAATYSETIPTLKRSVVEEMSKVWAYEVLFGGGFYHSDLHQGNFMIRVTEPKIYVNILDYGMGGILSADLQRQVMVLGAGTELNNADLISRAFWKISNRSQNTVNETQFKTLVKERLKLIVSGQEKNASLEHWTAWAMDQGLKLPYEFISLNRGIVIVNKLLSDAGSNMSVTSLMKTFARSNPTLMYKRLVLEEKISHRDLIKLGWSELKVMMTGETSAPAVKKPEVSSSIRCEMVFQ comes from the coding sequence ATGTTGAGACAGCTCAAATTCTTGTTAATCGGTTGCGTTTTTGTATTCAAGTTTGCTTGGGCCGCCGCTCCCGCGACGACGGGACTCTATCTGTCTTTCGAGCAAAGACTGGCTTTGACTTATGCGCTGATGGCTCAAGGTGAAGGTGAGGCGCAAAAAGAAGAGATTCTTGCTCGCGCGAAGAATTATTTTAGAGGTGTCTATGAGCTGGAAGCCAAGACGATCAAGGTAAAAAACTTCAATGAATTCTTAACGCAGTTCCGAGGAGAATGGCCCAACACTCAAAGCGTTGCTTTGGATATGGAGCTTATTGAAAAAGCAGGCCCTCAAGCATTAAAAACTTTTGTTTCTGACAGTCCTCGTGTGCAACGTCAAATTGAGGAATATATCGAATGGCAAACCAATCAACTTAAATCCTCTGTAGAAGACAAAGCCGCAGGTAAAGGCCAAATGGAACTCTTGGGTGCGCAGGCGATGGCTCTTTTGCAAAACCCAGATGCACAGAAGATGGCAGAAAAATGGGCTTTAAATGAAAGTGACGCCATTCTGAGCGATCGCATGAAAGAACTAGATCGCGTCGGTGAAAAAATGGCGCAGTCGAGTTTTGCCCAACAGCAAGATGCGACCATGCGTATTTTTATGCAGACGATGTTTAGTGAGTATTTCTCCCGTCTAAGTCCTGCATCTAAAAAACTGATTGTGTCTTCTTATTTGGGTGGAGATCTAAATCTTAGTGATATTAAAAAGTTTGAGTTGATGGTGCAAAACAGCGGACCTCAATTGCAAAAACTTTTGCAAGTTGTGGCACGCCAGGCAGACTTGAGCCCTGAGATGCTGGAAGTTTTCCGTGGACTGGAAAACTCCGTAAGACCTGTCCCTTGGGTGCAGGTGGATGAAATCCTAAAACATGAAAAGAATAATTATAAATTCACTTACTTTGAAAGAAAACCTCTGGGCGTTGGAACAATGGCTCAAGTTCATCGTGCGAAAATATTGGTAGACGGTCAAAGGCACGATGTTGTTGTGCGTTTTATTAAGCCAGGTATTTCAGATCGCGTGGAAGAGGATCGTAAAATCCTGACAGCGGTGGCGGAAATTTTAGATAACAATCCTGAATTCAGAAAAACAGGGGCACCAAAACTAGGCCCTGTCGTCGAAGATATCACGGCGACTGTGACGGCAGAACTCAGCCAGGAAGACACAATCCAAAGACAGAAGCTTGCGAAAACTCGCTATGAAAAAACAGGATTTTTGAAGTCTCCTGAATACAAAAATTATATCCAATTTCATGTACCAGAAATTTACGATTCGAAAGGACCGTCAAAGTTCATGGTTCAAGAAATGGTGATCGGGAAAAAACTTGATAAAGAAGCCGCGACATACTCTGAAACGATTCCGACTTTGAAGCGCAGTGTGGTTGAAGAGATGAGCAAAGTCTGGGCCTATGAAGTTCTTTTTGGCGGTGGATTTTATCATTCCGATCTTCACCAGGGTAATTTCATGATTCGCGTTACCGAACCTAAGATCTATGTGAATATTTTGGATTACGGCATGGGCGGAATCCTTTCTGCTGATTTGCAGCGCCAAGTGATGGTGCTAGGAGCAGGAACAGAGTTGAATAATGCGGATTTAATTTCCAGAGCCTTCTGGAAGATCAGCAATCGCTCTCAGAACACCGTGAATGAAACACAGTTTAAAACTTTGGTGAAAGAACGTCTGAAACTTATCGTGTCTGGTCAGGAAAAGAACGCCTCACTGGAACACTGGACAGCGTGGGCGATGGACCAGGGCTTAAAACTTCCTTACGAGTTTATCAGTCTGAACCGCGGTATTGTGATCGTGAATAAACTTTTGTCGGATGCAGGAAGCAATATGTCCGTGACATCTTTGATGAAGACCTTTGCGCGATCCAATCCGACACTGATGTACAAGCGTCTCGTGCTGGAAGAAAAAATATCTCACAGAGATTTGATCAAGCTTGGCTGGTCAGAGCTCAAAGTAATGATGACAGGTGAAACTTCAGCTCCTGCGGTGAAGAAGCCGGAAGTGTCTAGTTCTATTCGCTGCGAAATGGTTTTCCAATAA